The following proteins are encoded in a genomic region of Magallana gigas chromosome 1, xbMagGiga1.1, whole genome shotgun sequence:
- the LOC136270281 gene encoding mothers against decapentaplegic homolog 2-like — protein sequence MASGHQFSHFSGQNTCCLPISSHADHSVDSQKSTSFWCIITYFEQSLKIGDAWRATGPSITIDGFTDTSDSKRFCLGHLNNPNRSLSAENARRFIGKGVRLTYDGQEVNAENLSECPVFVQSPLMNLQYNRNPSEVIKIPPQGTLKIFGNREFGAMLVQASDKDYESIYRMTRMCSIHMSFVEGWGVDLSKPSVTSTPCWIEIKLEAPLKWLDILLAEKGQPPSRCSSR from the exons ATGGCGAGTGGACATCAATTTTCCCACTTCTCGGGACAAAATACTTGTTGCCTGCCAATCAGCAGCCATGCTG ATCATAGTGTCGACTCGCAAAAAAGTACTTCCTTTTGGTGCATTATAACCTATTTTGAACAGAGTCTGAAAATTGGTGACGCCTGGAGGGCGACAGGTCCATCAATAACAATCGACGGATTTACAGACACCAGTGATTCAAAGAGGTTTTGCCTTGGGCACTTGAATAATCCTAATAGATCGCTGTCAGCGGAAAATGCAAGACGTTTTATAG GAAAAGGTGTTAGACTCACGTATGATGGACAGGAAGTGAACGCAGAAAACCTCAGTGAGTGTCCTGTATTTGTGCAAAGTCCTCTGATGAATCTACAATACAACCGGAATCCTAGCGAGGTCATCAAAATTCCACCTC aAGGTACACTCAAGATCTTCGGGAATCGGGAGTTTGGTGCTATGCTTGTCCAGGCCTCGGACAAGGATTATGAATCAATTTACCGAATGACAAGAATGTGTAGCATACACATGAGTTTTGTCGAGGGTTGGGGAGTTGATCTCAG TAAACCTTCTGTTACCAGTACACCTTGCTGGATTGAGATTAAACTTGAAGCACCATTAAAGTGGCTAGACATACTCCTGGCCGAGAAAGGACAGCCACCATCAAGATGTTCTAGCAGGTAA